Within Thermococcus indicus, the genomic segment GAACGAGACCAAGGCACCGAAGGCAGTATGGTGGATTTACCGCCTCTACCACCGAATCTCCTCTGGAAGGGCCGAGAAACGCAGGGACTCCTTCCAGAACATCGCGGACGTGACAATTCCGCGGCTCCAGTCGGACTTCAAGGAACTCTCAAAGGACAAAATGTCAACCGCCGCGGCCCTCTTCCATTCCTTCGTTTACTGGGGGCTGACCATACTCCGGTACTACCTCGTCTTCCTTGCAATACGCTATCCGATAGCCCCCGTGGACATAACCGTCGTTCTGGTAGTGTCCATGGTCGTCGGCATGTTCGCGATAGTGCCCGGTGGGGCAGGGATAATAGAGGCCGTAAATTCGGCCGTCTTCATCGCCCTCGGAATTGACCCGGAATACGCAGTTACCGGAGTCATCCTTGAGAGGCTGATATCCTACTGGGGGCCGACGGTTATAGGGTCCTTCGTGACCGCCGATTACAAAGCCGAGATTCCGGAGGAGGAGCTCCCACTTCCCGCCCCGGATGAGGAAACATTGAAGAAGGAAATGAAAGAGAAGGAGGAAAACGAACCATGAAGTTCGGGATAGTGGCCAGGAGGGACAAGAAGGCCGCACTCAAGCTCGCCTACCGCGTCTACGACTTCCTAAAGGTCAGCGGGTACGACGTCTGCGTGGACGGCGAGACCCACAGCCACCTGCGGGAATTTGAGGAAGCAGACGTCTGCCCGCTCGAGGACTTCGACGTGGACTTCATCATCGTTATCGGCGGCGACGGGACCATACTGCGGGTCGAGCACAGGACAAAACGGGAGATACCTATCCTCGGAATAAACATGGGTACGCTGGGATTCCTCACGGAGGTCGAGCCCCACGAGGCTTTTTTTGCCCTCAGCAAGCTCATAGAGGGGGACTACCACATAGACGAACGCATAAAGCTGAGGACCTACCTCAACGGGGAGAACACCGTTCCAGACGCCCTCAACGAGGTGGCGATTCTGACGGGAATCCCGGGAAAGATAATCCACCTCAGGTACTACATCGATGGGGGACTGGCGGACGAAATCCGGGCCGACGGCCTGATAGTCTCGACGCCAACGGGCTCGACAGGCTACTCGATGAGCGCCGGCGGTCCCTTCGTTGACCCGAGGCTGGACGTGATCGTCATAGCCCCACTCGCCCCCATAGCACTGAGCTCCAGGCCGATGATAGTCCCATCCTACAGCACGATAGACGTGAGGAACCTCGCCCTCGAGAGGGAGATAATACTCGCCATAGATGGCCAGTTCTACACCTACCTGAAACCGGAGACAGAGATAACGATAAAGCTCTCACCCAGGAGAACAAAGTTCGTGCGCTTCACGGACGAGGTCTATCCAAAGTACACCGTAAGGCTGAAAAACAGGTTTTAGCCCCTGGCAGGCAACTCCCCAAATCCCTTCAACACAGCCATCAGGGAAAAATCACAGGGGTTCGAATTCCTTGAGCAAAAACGATTTCTCGCGGGGGGAGATGACCGCGTCGTCCACGAACACCATGAGTGTGGCGTTAAACGCCGTCAGGTAGTCCTTGACGTTCACCAGGAACTTGAATACAGTCTTGAAGTCGTTGTAGAGCAGAAGGTACTCCACAGAGTCTATGATGACGACTGAACCGGGATTCCGCTGAACGAACTGAATTATGCTGTCCTGCAGAAGATGGAGGGCGGTGGGAGGAATACCCCCCGGAACCTGAGTTATCCAGGCCGTCTCAACGTGCCCCTTGTTGAAACCCTCGTACAGGTCGGGGGAGCGGGTAAGGGCAAAAATCGGATAATCAGCACTTTTTAGAAGTTCTATGACATCCGCAAGCCGGTATTTGGAGAAGATAACGTACGCACGCATCGACAGTGGGG encodes:
- a CDS encoding NAD(+) kinase — its product is MKFGIVARRDKKAALKLAYRVYDFLKVSGYDVCVDGETHSHLREFEEADVCPLEDFDVDFIIVIGGDGTILRVEHRTKREIPILGINMGTLGFLTEVEPHEAFFALSKLIEGDYHIDERIKLRTYLNGENTVPDALNEVAILTGIPGKIIHLRYYIDGGLADEIRADGLIVSTPTGSTGYSMSAGGPFVDPRLDVIVIAPLAPIALSSRPMIVPSYSTIDVRNLALEREIILAIDGQFYTYLKPETEITIKLSPRRTKFVRFTDEVYPKYTVRLKNRF
- a CDS encoding lysylphosphatidylglycerol synthase transmembrane domain-containing protein; the protein is MDWKKAVFFIGALIVIGALINWAGAQGIAEILRDSDIKYFLLAILVYVLTLVAWALRWKVLLKGLGIKAPFRAVFSAIFVGMFFNNISPGAKGLGEFIRVYYLAKRVKSPYGPMTASVMMDRILDLAPIAVMMVMATLHVYRLGETGLTILIIILDAVLMGFSILVIWLLMNETKAPKAVWWIYRLYHRISSGRAEKRRDSFQNIADVTIPRLQSDFKELSKDKMSTAAALFHSFVYWGLTILRYYLVFLAIRYPIAPVDITVVLVVSMVVGMFAIVPGGAGIIEAVNSAVFIALGIDPEYAVTGVILERLISYWGPTVIGSFVTADYKAEIPEEELPLPAPDEETLKKEMKEKEENEP
- a CDS encoding DUF835 domain-containing protein, producing MGLIVPWYTLGMDLVLLLAIGYVVIFLYRRMGKYDPELNTLIKYSFGFLLLAVVGRLFDVIDDFCCGDTFYAVEWALYFVSILGVIYSVVHYIVLVERRYMPSIAAEVGSKPKVRVRGPPRESPLSMRAYVIFSKYRLADVIELLKSADYPIFALTRSPDLYEGFNKGHVETAWITQVPGGIPPTALHLLQDSIIQFVQRNPGSVVIIDSVEYLLLYNDFKTVFKFLVNVKDYLTAFNATLMVFVDDAVISPREKSFLLKEFEPL